One Chloroflexota bacterium genomic region harbors:
- a CDS encoding FAD-binding oxidoreductase, which translates to MSPAHQRADVVIVGGAVIGSAVASFLARDPDFWGSVLVIERDPTYATASTTLSVASVRQQFSTPVNIQMSQFAVQVLKHPDLWFPLLDPVPEFDFVEGGYLFLASAGGGGILWANHAIQREENVQVVILSPDELSHRFPWLTTEDLAGGSLGTSGEGWFDATAMMQAFQNSARASGVKYLTGEVTGILSFGGRVDAVMLSDGRLIECGTLVNAAGPRAGAVARFAGVELPVVPRKRMVYSFSCRKEIPDAPLVIDPSGVYFRPDAPHYIGGYSPRDGEPDPDTLDLTADLAPWEDRVWPAMAHRVPDFEAVKMRRAWAGHYEVNTVDHNAIIGPHPEVKNLLFANGFSGHGLQQAPAVGRGLAELIIHGAYRTIDLTPLGYERIARGQPLRELNVV; encoded by the coding sequence ATGAGCCCCGCCCACCAGCGCGCCGACGTCGTCATTGTGGGCGGCGCGGTCATCGGTTCGGCGGTCGCGTCGTTCCTGGCCCGGGATCCTGATTTCTGGGGCAGCGTCCTGGTCATCGAGCGCGACCCGACGTACGCCACCGCATCGACCACCCTGTCGGTGGCATCGGTCCGCCAGCAGTTCTCCACCCCGGTGAACATCCAGATGAGCCAGTTCGCGGTGCAGGTCCTCAAGCACCCTGACCTGTGGTTCCCCCTCCTCGACCCGGTCCCGGAGTTCGACTTCGTCGAAGGCGGGTACCTGTTCCTGGCCTCGGCGGGCGGTGGGGGGATCCTGTGGGCCAACCATGCCATCCAGCGTGAGGAGAACGTGCAGGTCGTCATCCTGTCCCCCGACGAGCTGAGCCACCGGTTCCCGTGGCTGACCACCGAAGACCTGGCCGGCGGGTCGCTGGGCACGTCCGGCGAGGGCTGGTTCGACGCGACCGCCATGATGCAGGCGTTCCAGAACTCGGCCCGGGCCTCGGGCGTCAAGTACCTCACCGGGGAGGTGACCGGCATCCTGTCGTTCGGCGGGCGGGTGGACGCGGTCATGCTGTCGGACGGCCGGCTGATCGAGTGCGGGACGCTGGTCAACGCGGCCGGTCCGCGGGCCGGGGCGGTGGCCCGCTTCGCCGGCGTGGAGCTCCCGGTCGTGCCGCGCAAGCGGATGGTCTATTCATTCTCGTGCCGAAAGGAGATCCCCGACGCGCCGCTGGTCATCGACCCCAGCGGGGTGTACTTCCGTCCCGATGCGCCGCACTACATCGGCGGGTATTCGCCTCGCGACGGGGAGCCGGATCCGGACACCCTCGACCTGACCGCCGACCTCGCCCCGTGGGAGGACCGCGTCTGGCCGGCCATGGCCCACCGCGTGCCCGACTTCGAGGCGGTCAAGATGCGGCGCGCGTGGGCCGGTCATTACGAGGTCAACACCGTCGACCACAACGCGATCATCGGCCCCCACCCGGAGGTGAAGAACCTGCTGTTCGCCAATGGCTTCTCGGGGCACGGTCTCCAGCAGGCGCCGGCCGTAGGCCGCGGCCTGGCCGAGCTGATCATCCACGGCGCCTATCGGACGATTGATCTGACCCCGCTCGGCTACGAGCGGATCGCGCGGGGGCAGCCCCTCCGCGAGCTGAACGTGGTGTAG
- a CDS encoding FAD-dependent oxidoreductase: MATRPTIVCVDDDIPVLRAIERDLRTRYAKDYRIVAASAGAEALDAVRELTVRGDPVAVFVVDQRMPNMTGIEFLAQAIDLQPDARRVLLTAYADTDVAIRAINEIRLDQYLLKPWDPPEDKLYPILDELLADWAAGYRPPFSGLRLVAGRWAARGHDIRDYLTRNQVPYQWLDPVADPEGRRVALGAGMAEADIDPAVPLIVLEDGTLLHNPSTRQIAEKVGIQTVAALPFYDLAIVGGGPSGLAAAVYGASEGLKTVLIEREAPGGQAGTTSRIENYLGFPAGLSGGELARRALTQARRLGAEILSPREVTAIRRADPYRIITLDDGSEISCQTVVIATGVSYRQLEIPGAAELAGAGVYYGSAVTEAVLYRDLEVGVVGGGNSAGQAAMYLAGFAKRVLLMVRTPALSSMSQYLIDQIAACPNIEVRYQTALSAVAGEGHLAAASLTCDRGDGTSPTSETLPVAALFVFIGQQPRTDWVPDDVERDEAGFVATGPAVLHDGKRPAGWGLDREPFLLESSVPGVFAAGDVRSQSVKRIASAVGEGAMAIQFVHHYLATL; this comes from the coding sequence GTGGCCACCCGCCCCACCATCGTGTGTGTCGATGACGACATCCCGGTCCTGCGCGCCATCGAACGGGACCTGCGGACGCGCTACGCCAAGGACTACCGGATCGTGGCTGCCAGCGCTGGCGCGGAGGCGCTGGACGCCGTCCGCGAGCTGACCGTTCGGGGCGATCCGGTAGCCGTGTTCGTGGTGGACCAGAGGATGCCGAACATGACCGGGATCGAGTTCCTGGCCCAGGCGATCGACCTCCAGCCGGACGCTCGGCGCGTCCTGCTCACCGCCTATGCCGATACCGATGTCGCCATCCGCGCCATCAACGAGATCCGGCTCGACCAGTACCTGCTCAAGCCGTGGGATCCACCCGAGGACAAGCTGTACCCGATCCTCGACGAACTCTTGGCCGATTGGGCAGCTGGCTACCGTCCGCCGTTCAGCGGCCTGCGCCTGGTGGCGGGCCGCTGGGCAGCCCGCGGCCACGACATCCGCGATTACTTGACCCGCAACCAGGTCCCGTACCAGTGGCTCGATCCTGTCGCCGACCCGGAGGGGCGGCGGGTCGCGTTGGGCGCGGGCATGGCCGAAGCCGATATCGACCCTGCCGTGCCGCTGATCGTGCTCGAAGACGGCACCCTGCTGCACAACCCATCCACCCGTCAGATCGCCGAGAAGGTCGGGATCCAGACCGTGGCCGCGCTGCCGTTCTACGACCTCGCCATCGTGGGCGGCGGACCTTCGGGTCTGGCAGCCGCGGTCTACGGGGCGTCGGAGGGGCTCAAGACCGTCCTCATCGAGCGCGAGGCGCCCGGAGGGCAGGCCGGAACCACCAGTCGGATCGAGAACTACCTTGGCTTCCCAGCCGGCCTGTCGGGCGGCGAGCTCGCACGCCGGGCGCTGACCCAGGCCCGCCGGCTGGGTGCCGAGATCCTGTCCCCCCGGGAGGTCACCGCCATCCGGCGCGCGGACCCGTATCGGATCATCACCCTCGACGACGGGTCGGAGATCAGCTGTCAGACGGTGGTGATCGCCACCGGGGTCAGCTACCGCCAGCTCGAGATCCCCGGCGCCGCCGAGCTGGCTGGGGCCGGCGTCTATTACGGGTCCGCGGTCACCGAGGCCGTCCTGTATCGCGACCTGGAGGTCGGGGTCGTGGGCGGCGGCAACTCGGCGGGTCAGGCCGCCATGTACCTCGCCGGCTTCGCCAAACGGGTCCTGCTCATGGTGAGGACCCCCGCCCTGTCCTCCATGAGCCAGTACCTGATCGACCAGATCGCCGCCTGCCCGAACATCGAGGTTCGTTACCAGACGGCGCTCAGCGCCGTCGCCGGGGAGGGCCACCTGGCCGCCGCGAGCCTGACCTGCGACCGAGGCGACGGCACCAGCCCGACCTCCGAAACGCTGCCCGTGGCCGCGTTGTTCGTGTTCATCGGGCAGCAGCCACGGACCGACTGGGTGCCCGACGATGTGGAGCGTGACGAGGCCGGATTCGTGGCTACCGGCCCTGCCGTCCTCCATGACGGGAAGCGGCCGGCCGGCTGGGGCCTGGATCGGGAGCCCTTCCTGCTGGAGTCGAGCGTGCCCGGCGTCTTCGCCGCTGGCGACGTCCGGTCCCAATCGGTCAAGCGCATCGCCAGCGCGGTGGGGGAGGGCGCCATGGCCATCCAGTTCGTCCACCACTACCTCGCCACGCTGTAA
- a CDS encoding DUF5671 domain-containing protein, translating into MQAARRLYVYLLSGVSLGFVLFGLQSLVRVLLETFGMSGDVLSGQLEASQQLSGALALVGVGTPVWLLHWWFAERSIRPQHDPSDAERQSALRALYFALLLAILLAISAFAISDLVFGLLADLLPAPDAYSGSPAGPALATALVGGAAWGYHALLRRRDMAAGELRRAAVWLPRAYLYGAAFGGAVWSLTSLVPLVDAAVRSAVGDTVEPYVWIGSVGPTIVGAAIWVGHAWYASRLRTDPGWRGASERGARLRLGYLVALIVVGVTGTIALVSAALEPLLAAPLGVGRPPDQILPAMATGAIASLPFALAWWFHARTLRREATVDVDADRPGLAWRLEHVAVGLTGLAFAAAGTARLITITLDTTLGAHPELSSPVSELALDLPLAILGGAVWIWAWVPMERRHQAFPQAEAASTVRRAGLLIVLAVAVIAGLSSLALILYRLFGFLLGAGLSGDAVGELSTPAGILLVALVAGLYHGLALRGDLALALPPQPQPGVAEREPAAAVPEPIPAEEAHWESEGGPVLPPGIPLTLRGPDGSDVEAALKAARDALPEGYRLERS; encoded by the coding sequence ATGCAAGCCGCTCGACGGCTGTACGTCTACCTCCTGTCGGGAGTGTCGCTTGGCTTCGTCCTGTTCGGGCTCCAATCGCTGGTCCGGGTCCTGCTCGAAACGTTCGGCATGAGCGGGGACGTGCTGTCGGGCCAGCTCGAGGCCAGCCAGCAGCTCAGCGGGGCGCTGGCCCTGGTCGGCGTGGGCACCCCCGTGTGGCTCCTCCACTGGTGGTTCGCCGAGCGCAGCATCCGTCCCCAGCACGACCCATCCGACGCCGAACGTCAGTCCGCCCTGCGGGCCCTGTACTTCGCGTTGCTGCTGGCCATCCTGCTGGCCATCTCAGCCTTCGCGATCAGCGACCTCGTCTTCGGGCTGCTGGCCGACCTCCTCCCGGCCCCGGACGCGTATTCCGGTTCTCCGGCCGGCCCGGCGCTCGCGACGGCGCTGGTGGGTGGCGCAGCCTGGGGGTACCACGCGCTCCTGCGGCGACGCGACATGGCCGCGGGGGAGCTGCGCCGCGCGGCCGTGTGGTTGCCGCGGGCCTATCTGTATGGGGCCGCATTTGGGGGCGCGGTCTGGTCGTTGACGAGCCTCGTCCCTCTCGTAGATGCCGCGGTCCGGAGCGCGGTCGGCGACACGGTCGAGCCGTACGTGTGGATCGGCTCAGTCGGACCGACCATCGTCGGGGCGGCGATCTGGGTTGGACATGCCTGGTATGCCAGCCGCCTGCGTACCGATCCCGGCTGGCGCGGCGCCAGCGAGCGGGGTGCGCGGCTGCGCCTCGGATACCTGGTGGCCCTGATCGTGGTCGGCGTGACCGGCACCATCGCCCTCGTGTCAGCCGCGCTTGAGCCGTTGCTGGCGGCCCCGCTGGGCGTGGGTCGACCGCCGGACCAGATCCTCCCCGCCATGGCGACCGGCGCGATCGCGTCCCTTCCGTTCGCACTTGCGTGGTGGTTCCACGCTCGGACCCTGCGGCGAGAGGCCACGGTCGATGTCGATGCGGATCGACCGGGGCTGGCCTGGCGGCTGGAGCACGTGGCGGTCGGCCTGACCGGGCTCGCGTTTGCGGCTGCGGGCACCGCCCGCCTGATCACGATCACGCTTGACACGACTCTCGGCGCGCATCCCGAGCTCAGCAGCCCGGTCAGCGAATTGGCCCTCGACCTCCCGCTGGCGATCCTCGGAGGGGCGGTCTGGATCTGGGCCTGGGTGCCCATGGAGCGGCGACACCAAGCATTTCCCCAGGCCGAGGCGGCGTCGACGGTACGCCGGGCTGGGCTGCTCATCGTGCTGGCCGTCGCGGTCATCGCCGGGCTGTCCAGCCTGGCGCTGATCCTGTATCGGCTCTTCGGGTTCCTGCTGGGCGCCGGGTTGAGCGGGGACGCCGTCGGGGAGCTGAGCACCCCGGCCGGCATCCTGCTCGTCGCCCTGGTGGCTGGGCTGTATCACGGTCTGGCGTTGCGCGGGGACCTCGCCCTGGCGCTGCCACCGCAACCCCAACCCGGCGTAGCCGAGCGTGAGCCAGCCGCGGCCGTGCCGGAGCCGATCCCTGCCGAGGAGGCCCACTGGGAGAGCGAAGGCGGGCCGGTGCTCCCGCCCGGCATCCCGTTGACGCTCCGCGGGCCGGATGGCTCGGACGTCGAGGCAGCGCTGAAGGCGGCACGCGACGCGCTGCCGGAGGGCTACCGCCTGGAGCGC